The genomic window GTTGACGCCGTTCCTCGTGGAAGGTCTGCAGCACCGGCAGCCGGATGTGGAGGAGTCCGAGTACATCCGGGGTGCGCTCGAGATCGACAAGCGGGCGCTCACTGCATGCACCGACCTCCTCGGCGTTCAGAAGGCCGAAGCAGCGACGCGTCTGCTGCCTCGCGACGCTGCTCCCGAGACCGAGGCGTCCCGAATCGCGATGGTCGACTGGTTGCAGTCCGTCGCACTCCCGCGCACGTCGACGACGGTGCCGCTGATGGCACTTGTCGGCGATCTGGACCAGCTGGTCGATCCGAAATGGACACAAGACGCCGTAGGGAGGGCATGCTCGATGGGTGACGTCGTGGACCTGCGGACCGAACGGGCCCAGGGACATTCCGATCAGGCCGCCACCCAGGTCGGAGTGGACTGGGTGACCGACCGTTTCGCGGGCGTTTCTGCTCCGAACACCTGCGGAAGAGGGTGAGAACGTGACCGAGGATCCACTGGCCATGGTGAGGGCCTTGTGTATGGGTTTACCCGAGGCGACCGAGCGCGTCAGTCACGGGGAGCCTGCCTGGTTCGTTCGTAAGGCCCCGCAATTCGTCATGTTCGCAGACCAGCATCACGATGACCGGGTCGGCTTCTATGCAGCGGCACCTGCAGGGGCGCAGCAGGATTGGATCGATCGCGACCCCACTCGATTCTTCTCGCCTCCGTACTTCGGTGGACGCGGCTGGATCGGCGTCTACCTCGACGTCGAGCAGGATTGGGAGGATGTCGCCGACATCGTCGAGGATGCCTACCGCACCGTCGCACCGAGATCACTTGTGTTGCAGCTCGATGCCGAGCGGCAGCCGTAGATGACCTCCGCTCTCCTGTGGTTCGCGGTACTCGTCGCGTGCGCAGTCGTCGCCGTTGCCGTCATCAGTCTGCGAGGACGACGTGATCTGACCACTCCTGAGGAGCGCGCGGTGCACTCGACTCTGCACACGGCGTCGTTGGCAGCGCGGCCGCTGCGCCGAGGACTCGATCGTGATTCAGCGGCCGAGGCCGCGCCCCACCTGCACGCTCTCACCGGGGGCGATGCGCTCGGAATTGCCGACGCCAATGCACAGCTGCTCACGTGGAGCGGTCCGCACGAAGAGCTGATCGAGACCTTTCGTACGGCCGCTACACGGGCCGTGGAGGGCGGACGACGTGTACTGCTGATGCGGCCTCTGGGCGAAGACGACCCCGTGCGGGCTTTGATCGCCCAACCGTTGCTCGTCGACGATGTGGGGGTCGTCGGTGTGCTGGGAGTAGTGGCCAGGTCCGCACCGGGCCCGGGGATGCTCGGCGCCATCACCGAGGTCGCACGGTACGCATGCGGGCAGATCGAACTCGCCGAACTGGACGCCTCCCGCGCCCGTCTCGACCGGGCCGAAGTCCGGGCCTTGCGCGCGCAGATCAGTCCGCACTTCATCTACAACGCGCTGGGAACCGTGGCGTCGTTCGTTCGAACCGATCCCGATCGAGCCCGCGAACTCGTGCTGGAGTTCGCGGACTTCACGCGGTACTCCTTTCGCAACTCGGGCGAGTTCACCGTGCTCGCCGACGAACTGCGCAACATCGATCGCTATCTCACGCTCGAACGCGCGCGGTTCGGCGACACGTTGCAGGTCACCCTCCAGGTGGCACCCGAGGTGCTGAACGTGGCTTTGCCTTTCCTCGCGTTGCAACCGCTCGTCGAGAACGCCGTCCGCCACGGTATCGCCGGGCGTTCGGGCGGCGGAACCATCACCATCGTCGCGGCGGACGAGGGCACCGACTGCCTTATCAGCGTCGAGGACGACGGGGTCGGGATGGACCCCGAGCTTCTGCGCTCGGGAACACTCGACTCCGACGAGGCAGCCCATGTGGGTTTGTCCAATGTCGACGATCGGCTGCGGGCCGCGTTCGGGAACGACTACGGTCTCGTGGTCGACACCGCTCCTGGCGCAGGCACCAAGGTCAGCATGCGAGTGCCGAAGTTCAAGGCAGGGATACGGGCATGACGGGAGGTCTGGCAGAGTGAAGCACGTTGTGAGCAATTCTGCGG from Rhodococcus sp. P1Y includes these protein-coding regions:
- a CDS encoding MmcQ/YjbR family DNA-binding protein → MVRALCMGLPEATERVSHGEPAWFVRKAPQFVMFADQHHDDRVGFYAAAPAGAQQDWIDRDPTRFFSPPYFGGRGWIGVYLDVEQDWEDVADIVEDAYRTVAPRSLVLQLDAERQP
- a CDS encoding sensor histidine kinase; the encoded protein is MTSALLWFAVLVACAVVAVAVISLRGRRDLTTPEERAVHSTLHTASLAARPLRRGLDRDSAAEAAPHLHALTGGDALGIADANAQLLTWSGPHEELIETFRTAATRAVEGGRRVLLMRPLGEDDPVRALIAQPLLVDDVGVVGVLGVVARSAPGPGMLGAITEVARYACGQIELAELDASRARLDRAEVRALRAQISPHFIYNALGTVASFVRTDPDRARELVLEFADFTRYSFRNSGEFTVLADELRNIDRYLTLERARFGDTLQVTLQVAPEVLNVALPFLALQPLVENAVRHGIAGRSGGGTITIVAADEGTDCLISVEDDGVGMDPELLRSGTLDSDEAAHVGLSNVDDRLRAAFGNDYGLVVDTAPGAGTKVSMRVPKFKAGIRA